The genomic region TAGGTTCGGTTTCTCGCTTGCTCAATCCTGGCGGTCAGTTGATTTTCTCAAACAACAAACGCCAATTTAAAATGGATATCGAAGCACTCGATAAACTGGGGCTCAAAGTAAAAAACATTTCAAGTCAGTCTTTATCGCCTGATTTTGAGCGTAACAAACAAATTCATAATTGTTGGATGATACACAAGGAATAGTGGTATGACTTGGGTTTTATATAGTACTGATGGTTGTCACCTTTGCGAAGATGCTCGCGCGCTGATTTTAGCTAATCCCAATATTCATGAGCTAAAAGAGCAAGACATAATCGAAGATGAGTCTTTGGTTGAACAATACCGTTACAGCATACCTGTGTTATGCCATGAACCCAGCCAACAAAGAATAAACTGGCCCTTTGACGCGAGCCAGTTAGAACAATTTATAGAGAGTTGTACGTGTTAGTAAATCTACAAGACGCTTATCTGGCTTATGGCGATACGCCACTGCTAAACAAAGCCAGTGTACAAATAAATAAAGCCGAGCGAGTATGTTTAGTTGGCCGTAATGGCGCGGGAAAAAGTACCTTATTGCAAGTAATTGAAGGTGCTATTCAACTAGACTCGGGTCAACGCCAGCTAGTTAATGATGTGGTCATAACCCGCTTGCAACAAGACCCGCCAGAAGCTAGCCAGCAGCGCATTTTTGATTATGTCGCGGAAGGCAAGCCACATATCGGCAAGTTGCTTAGTGAATTTCATCACCTCACTTCCAACATCAGTGAGCATTCGAGCGAAAAAGAACTGAACCGAATGCAGCAAATACAACATGAAATAGATGTTGTAGATGGATGGAAGTTTGACAACGAAATCCAGCAAGTGCTTACCACCATGAAGCTTGATGGCGATGCACCTTTACAAGGCTTATCTGGCGGTTGGCTAAGAAAGGTAGCGCTAGCAAAAGCCTTGGCCGGTGACCCAGATATATTACTACTTGATGAACCTACCAACCATTTGGATATAACTACCATCAAATGGCTGGAGGAGTTCTTAGTTAACTTTAAAGGCACAATCGTATTTATTAGTCACGATAGGGCCTTCATTCGCAAAATCGCTACCCGAATTATCGATATCGACCGAGGCGTACTTACATCTTGGCCTGGTAACTATGATGCCTACTTAGAAGGGAAGGCTGAATGGTTAAGGGTTGAAGAAGAACAGAATGCTTTGTTTGATAAACGCCTAGCCGAAGAAGAAACCTGGATCCGCCAAGGGATTAAAGCTCGTCGCACCCGCAATGAAGGGCGAGTTAGAGCCTTAAAGGCGATGCGAAATGAACGTAGCGAACGAGTTAATCGTCAAGGCACCAGCAATATGCAAATCGATGATGGTTTGCGTTCGGGTAAAATTGTCTTTGAAGCTGAGCAGTTGAGCTTTAGTTACGCTGATGAGGCTTATCCGATTATTTCACCGCTCGATTTGCTAGTTATGCGTGGGGACAAAATTGCGCTAGTAGGGGGCAATGGGTGTGGTAAATCAACGCTTATTAAACTACTGCTTGAGCAACTAGAACCAAGCTCTGGCAAACTTAAAGTAGGCACCAAGCTAAATGTTGCTTACTTTGATCAATATCGCCAAGAGTTGGATCCCGATAAAACACTGCTAGATAATCTTGCAGGCGGTAAACAAGAGATTGAAATTAACGGCAATAAACGACATGTAATGGGCTACTTACAAGATTTCTTGTTTCACCCTAAACGCGCGTTTACTCCGGTTAAAGCCTTATCAGGTGGCGAGAAGAATCGCTTAATGCTGGCCAAGTTATTTTTGAAACCAGCCAATTTGTTAGTTCTTGATGAACCAACCAACGATTTGGATGTCGAAACGCTGGAGCTACTAGAAGAGTTGGTAAGCCAATATCCAGGTACCGTATTATTGGTGAGCCATGATCGAAGCTTTATTGATAATACCGCAAGCCACGTTTGGTTTTTTGATGGCAAAAGCAATGTAGATAGTTATGTCGGTGGATATTCTGAAGTGGCAAGCTACATTGAGAATCGGCAGAAAGCTCCTGCACCAAAACCGATCGAAAAAACAGAAGAAAATCCACGCGGTCAAAAACAAACTAAGAAGTTGTCATATAAATTGAAACTTGAACTTGACCAGCTACCCGAAAAATTAGAAGCTGCCGAGTCAAAAGTTGACGAACTACAAAGTAAAGTAAATGAGCCAGAGTTCTTTAATTTAGAACAGGATCGAGTTCAAGACACTTTAAATAACTTAGCCAAGGCTGAGCAGAACCTAGAAGATCTGTTTATGCGTTGGGAAGAATTGGAAGAACTAAAAAATTCATGAAGAAGTCTATGATAAAACGCTCTATAGCAACGGCATTCGCGCCTTTATTTTTGACTGCGAGCTTTGCTCATGCAGCGCAAACCGAATCCTACTACCTTATAGAAGAAATCCCTATTGAAGCAGCTAACGGTCTTGCTGAGGGCAATGGCGACTTAGTTGTTACCGCCGTAAGTAATGATGGCGAATACCTTGCCGGTAACGCATTAACCTTTAGAACAGCTTTTCGTTTTTACGACTTTTCTGATCGAACTACTTTTGATTATGGTTGCCAGTACGCCAGTGAAGTATGTGATTTGTTTTTTTACGGTAGCAACAGCTTTTACGATACTTACCGTAAACGATTAAGAGAACAAAGTGGTACTTTATATCAATCTAATGTGCTTGCATTCTTAGCAAACCGCAACATTAGTGGCATGCATACAGATGGTAAGAATATTCCCCCTTTACCAACTTGGGATACCATCAACGAAAAGCTTTATGTATTTGATGATATTGCTAATAGCGACTACACCACTGATACACGTATAAACGACATTAATAGTGAGTTAGGTTGGGCTGTAGGCTATGACTCTGCGCCTTTTGCCAACCCCGAAGGTGGTAGTTATAAAAGAGACTTCATTCAACGCGGTTTTGCCCTGCGCTTAAGTGATCAAGCCAAAGTTACTTTGTTACCCACGGCGTTTAATAGCAGTGGCGAACTTGAAGATGATAAAGGTGGATTATCGTCTGGATTACAAGTGATTGAAAAAGATGGACGCACCTTGGTTGTAGGTATCGGTAGCGTTAGTTATTCCAATAGCGACAGCTTTGGTGAGTGTCAAACAGGTAACCGAGAAAACTACTACCGCTGCTCGGGTTTCCATACTCAAGCTTGGACCTGGGATATCACAGATGCTGTAGATGGTGATCAGGTAACAGGAGAACAACTAGTAGATGGCTATGTTCGTTCTCGATACGGTAATGCACCAAACTATAACTTAATAAAAGACGCCAATAGTGAAATACTCGTAGGCCTTTCATCAGATGATGTTTACGACAGCACTAATGGTTCACGCGGTCGCGCGACTTACTATACCGATAATGGCGACGGCACTTATAGCTTAAACAAAATTCCTAATATTAGAATTGATGGAGACAATGATAAGTTTGAAGATTCGGTATCTCACACTTGGGCAAATGCTGTAAACGACGCAAATTTGATAATCGGTAATCTACGATACGTTGAAGTCAAGTCACGTAACCGTCCAGTAGAAGCTTTTGTTTATGATGGTGATGAGAACTCGGTGAATTATCAGCAAGTGACTTGGCCATTACGTAATAAGCCATTTTCTGGTGCAAACAGTGAATTCAGTGATATTAATAGTGAAGGTCTAATTGTTGGTTGGCGTGACGGCGATGGTCAAGAACAACCCGCTTATAACGGTACTACGCGCAGACAAACTGGTATTTTATTAGACTATAATCGTTACATTGACGGAAATAGTTCTTACTCTTGGACTCTAAATCAGCTGACTTGTTATGAACAAGACGGAACTCCTCAGATCCCTCTTTATAGAATCGAATTCGCTACCCACATTAATGACGAAGGTGAAATTTTCGCTAATGGCTATCATTATCAGAGTGCTGAAGAGTTCATTAATGGTGTAAATCCTCGAGCAGTATTACTTAAACTGGTAAGAAACCCAGCAGTAACAGATATTGATGATTTAGCTATTTGTCCTCAAATTGAAGAAGTGAAGTATGAGCGCAAAGGTGCTTCTAGCTTATGGTTAGGCTTACTGCTCTTACCTGTTGTTTTTGTGAGGCGTTTCATAAAAAGATAAATTGTCTTTTAAGTGCAACAAAAATATCAATTAGTTAGCGAATACTTAAAAATTTAGTTTTTGATCTTTTAAAAACGATAGGCGATAGTAGATCAGGAGTCCAAGTGGGCTCCTGATTTGTTTTCTGATCTTGATGAGGAAGAAGTCTATGAAAAGACAAAAACGCGATCGTTTAGAAAGAGCGCATGCCAAAGGTTATCAAGCAGGGTTATCAGGAAGGTCTAAAGAGACCTGTCCGTATGGTGGAGCAGACGCAAGAGGGCATTGGTACGGTGGGTGGCGTGAGGCTGTTGAAGAACGCGTTTCAGGATTAGACAATAACTAATATAAAAAAAGCCCTATAAAATAGGGCTTTTTAATGTCGGTGTGTCCCGTCCGGAAATAGGTTGACATAAAGAGGACTTCTTTATGACAACACCCATTAACTCAAGCCCTAAGCGCACACAACGAGATTACACCTTAGCCTTTAAATTAGGTGTCGTAGAGCGCGTCGAAAAAGGCGAAATGACTTACAAACAAGCTCAAGCCCGATTTGGCATTCAGGGGCGTTCAACAGTACTGGTTTGGCTCAGAAAACATGGTAGGCTTGATTGGTCAAAACCATTTCAGCATCCCCTTATGCCTAATTCAAAAGAAACGCCAGCCGAAACAATCAAGCGCCTTGA from Agarivorans sp. Alg241-V36 harbors:
- a CDS encoding glutaredoxin family protein, whose product is MTWVLYSTDGCHLCEDARALILANPNIHELKEQDIIEDESLVEQYRYSIPVLCHEPSQQRINWPFDASQLEQFIESCTC
- a CDS encoding ABC transporter ATP-binding protein — its product is MLVNLQDAYLAYGDTPLLNKASVQINKAERVCLVGRNGAGKSTLLQVIEGAIQLDSGQRQLVNDVVITRLQQDPPEASQQRIFDYVAEGKPHIGKLLSEFHHLTSNISEHSSEKELNRMQQIQHEIDVVDGWKFDNEIQQVLTTMKLDGDAPLQGLSGGWLRKVALAKALAGDPDILLLDEPTNHLDITTIKWLEEFLVNFKGTIVFISHDRAFIRKIATRIIDIDRGVLTSWPGNYDAYLEGKAEWLRVEEEQNALFDKRLAEEETWIRQGIKARRTRNEGRVRALKAMRNERSERVNRQGTSNMQIDDGLRSGKIVFEAEQLSFSYADEAYPIISPLDLLVMRGDKIALVGGNGCGKSTLIKLLLEQLEPSSGKLKVGTKLNVAYFDQYRQELDPDKTLLDNLAGGKQEIEINGNKRHVMGYLQDFLFHPKRAFTPVKALSGGEKNRLMLAKLFLKPANLLVLDEPTNDLDVETLELLEELVSQYPGTVLLVSHDRSFIDNTASHVWFFDGKSNVDSYVGGYSEVASYIENRQKAPAPKPIEKTEENPRGQKQTKKLSYKLKLELDQLPEKLEAAESKVDELQSKVNEPEFFNLEQDRVQDTLNNLAKAEQNLEDLFMRWEELEELKNS
- a CDS encoding DUF3466 family protein: MKKSMIKRSIATAFAPLFLTASFAHAAQTESYYLIEEIPIEAANGLAEGNGDLVVTAVSNDGEYLAGNALTFRTAFRFYDFSDRTTFDYGCQYASEVCDLFFYGSNSFYDTYRKRLREQSGTLYQSNVLAFLANRNISGMHTDGKNIPPLPTWDTINEKLYVFDDIANSDYTTDTRINDINSELGWAVGYDSAPFANPEGGSYKRDFIQRGFALRLSDQAKVTLLPTAFNSSGELEDDKGGLSSGLQVIEKDGRTLVVGIGSVSYSNSDSFGECQTGNRENYYRCSGFHTQAWTWDITDAVDGDQVTGEQLVDGYVRSRYGNAPNYNLIKDANSEILVGLSSDDVYDSTNGSRGRATYYTDNGDGTYSLNKIPNIRIDGDNDKFEDSVSHTWANAVNDANLIIGNLRYVEVKSRNRPVEAFVYDGDENSVNYQQVTWPLRNKPFSGANSEFSDINSEGLIVGWRDGDGQEQPAYNGTTRRQTGILLDYNRYIDGNSSYSWTLNQLTCYEQDGTPQIPLYRIEFATHINDEGEIFANGYHYQSAEEFINGVNPRAVLLKLVRNPAVTDIDDLAICPQIEEVKYERKGASSLWLGLLLLPVVFVRRFIKR
- the rmf gene encoding ribosome modulation factor: MKRQKRDRLERAHAKGYQAGLSGRSKETCPYGGADARGHWYGGWREAVEERVSGLDNN